The following are from one region of the Macrobrachium nipponense isolate FS-2020 chromosome 21, ASM1510439v2, whole genome shotgun sequence genome:
- the LOC135198161 gene encoding uncharacterized protein LOC135198161, with product MSVQNKGHSTMGLPRASGKRRWSGEEGADAVPAKVICTSPPHALCAEDVLHHPALTHAHASTPALECELTSTSVESNTSEVSTSELLCQEQSDSATSFETTSSLCVQVDSTSVFTDSEDESMDDEHEDFIDDEEDKDSGFIDSNSIDNSSDDEVESTSRVISSAEPSVSSSSLAPSLSSQCLSFVSSSCSTTTTTTTTAASTSLQLSLSRVLPHPSTTLSASSESSLLPSTPLSPAVQSPSVPTTFSISNAATPVAVSPLPLSSITSPFVASTITSSTVTTMTTTTSTASNNEERVPTVSMVSDGSVTTVTAAQTGTVVTSAYQGTLTTPSYDPHSYPYPPESYPSRPVTPAWGSCNFYDGSQPNTNKYMEISPSKPSANQSIQCDENGKSYLELGSASPYTHTYSNDCGNYTTSPSSYPSQSYNQTCTSPSNSSTYGQPTSYFNSRQSYSPNPYNVYPASEGYGNFENETGCGYGYGSNGYTGARGGTMPPSRGPPRCMSPYCDPTQGAARPNCYHQQRLSVLNVSMYKLNRFRQFPEPSLHRSVLICNTLRHIERELEAEGVSVASLLAHSHAHTANPHLQGAAPNQGVQTCPEPMPSSPTPSPTPTEGPLPPMHAPLVGSPLAAPVSLPPSTPSTPPPSVTHYTTASPTVQYPASQYLPTDHPTTFDSRENAHLRQYQSLPPNNSHTDSSGQGPSTEAHTEAETEDPPSLPSTRPPALPPEERTDAINWCSVLSLSSQTDLDSMNNNEYGDWGGESSSDMDYSRTDDGPPWKLPSLSADDVLKSFPEASKRLETNEDLDSIINVLVGS from the coding sequence GGGCACTCGACAATGGGGCTTCCTCGAGCGAGCGGCAAGCGGCGGTGGTCTGGCGAAGAAGGCGCTGACGCCGTACCAGCCAAGGTGATCTGTACATCGCCACCCCACGCCCTCTGTGCTGAGGACGTCTTACACCACCCCGCCCTCACCCACGCCCACGCTTCTACACCGGCCCTCGAGTGCGAGCTGACCTCCACCTCTGTGGAGAGCAATACAAGCGAGGTCTCCACCAGCGAATTGCTCTGTCAAGAGCAAAGTGACTCTGCCACTTCGTTTGAGACGACCTCCTCACTTTGTGTGCAAGTAGACTCTACCAGTGTTTTTACCGACTCAGAAGACGAATCCATGGACGATGAACACGAGGATTTCATTGACGACGAGGAAGACAAAGACTCAGGATTCATTGATAGCAATTCAATAGACAATTCTTCTGATGATGAAGTGGAAAGTACCAGTCGAGTGATATCATCAGCAGAGCCTTCCGTTTCTTCCTCCTCGCTCGCTCCTTCGTTGTCGTCCCAGTGTCTGTCATTTGTTTCATCCTCAtgctccaccaccaccaccaccaccaccactgcgGCCTCCACGTCCCTCCAACTGTCACTCTCCAGAGTACTGCCTCATCCTTCCACGACCCTCTCTGCCAGCAGCGAATCTTCCCTTCTGCCATCCACACCTCTGTCTCCGGCAGTTCAGAGCCCCTCTGTCCCAACTACTTTCTCCATCTCCAACGCGGCTACGCCAGTTGCCGTGTCCCCACTTCCTCTTAGCAGTATAACGTCACCATTCGTAGCCTCTACCATTACCTCCAGTACAGTTACTACCATGACGACCACCACTAGCACTGCAAGTAACAATGAGGAAAGGGTACCAACAGTCTCCATGGTGAGTGATGGAAGTGTTACAACAGTAACAGCAGCTCAAACAGGAACAGTTGTTACAAGTGCTTACCAGGGAACACTTACAACACCATCATATGATCCCCATTCTTATCCTTATCCCCCAGAGTCTTATCCTTCAAGGCCTGTTACTCCAGCTTGGGGAAGCTGCAATTTCTATGATGGATCTCAACCTAACACTAACAAGTACATGGAAATTTCGCCTAGTAAACCTAGTGCTAACCAATCGATTCAGTGTGATGAGAATGGAAAGTCTTATTTAGAACTAGGTAGTGCCTCTCCTTATACCCACACCTATTCTAATGACTGCGGAAATTACACCACTTCTCCATCAAGTTATCCTTCTCAATCATACAATCAGACCTGTACCAGTCCTAGCAACAGCAGCACTTATGGTCAACCCACAAGTTACTTCAACTCACGCCAAAGTTACAGCCCTAACCCATATAACGTTTATCCTGCATCTGAGGGTTATGgcaattttgaaaatgaaacagGATGTGGTTATGGATATGGTTCAAATGGATACACAGGTGCAAGAGGAGGTACAATGCCTCCATCTCGTGGTCCTCCAAGATGTATGTCTCCTTATTGTGACCCTACTCAAGGAGCTGCACGACCAAACTGTTATCATCAGCAGCGACTGTCAGTGCTCAACGTGTCCATGTACAAACTAAACAGATTTCGGCAATTTCCAGAGCCCAGCCTTCATCGCTCTGTACTTATCTGCAATACCTTAAGGCATATAGAGCGTGAACTAGAAGCTGAAGGTGTTAGTGTAGCTTCATTATTAGCACATTCACATGCTCATACTGCAAATCCTCATTTGCAAGGGGCAGCTCCTAATCAAGGAGTTCAGACATGCCCTGAGCCCATGCCGTCCTCTCCCACCCCATCTCCAACACCAACAGAGGGACCATTACCCCCCATGCATGCCCCTCTAGTGGGATCTCCCCTTGCAGCACCAGTGTCACTGCCTCCGTCCACGCCTTCCACACCGCCACCTTCTGTGACTCATTACACCACCGCTTCTCCCACTGTACAATACCCAGCTTCTCAGTATCTACCAACAGATCATCCCACAACTTTTGATAGCAGAGAAAATGCACATCTTCGACAGTATCAGTCTTTACCTCCAAATAATTCTCATACAGATAGTAGTGGACAAGGGCCTTCAACTGAGGCACACACAGAAGCCGAGACTGAAGATCCTCCTTCATTACCTTCAACTAGACCGCCTGCTCTGCCACCTGAGGAACGGACAGATGCCATCAACTGGTGCTCAGTTCTCAGCCTTTCATCCCAGACAGATTTAGATTCGATGAACAACAATGAGTATGGTGACTGGGGTGGTGAGAGTAGCTCAGATATGGACTACAGTCGTACCGATGATGGACCTCCATGGAAATTACCATCTCTAAGTGCAGATGATGTGCTCAAATCTTTCCCAGAGGCCTCAAAAAGACTAGAAACGAACGAGGACCTTgattctataattaatgtattagTTGGTTCTTAG